A part of Candidatus Methylacidiphilales bacterium genomic DNA contains:
- a CDS encoding YifB family Mg chelatase-like AAA ATPase, with product MLAKAHAAAVWGVDALPVEIEVNATWGETQTIVVGLPDAAVRESKDRVRTALENSGFRYPIGKLTINLAPADVRKEGPSFDLPIAVGILAASEQLDPNHLADTWIVGELALSGEVRSVKGVLPITLEAQRQRVRRIIVPYSNALEGGVVEGIEVYGVRTLLEAVALIKGEAIIKPTRVAVDSLLHDICDSAELDFADVKGQELAKRAIEVAVAGGHNLLMIGPPGSGKSMLAKRIPTIFPPMTLDEALEITRIHSVVGLLPDRHAIIRHRPFRSPHHTVSDVGLIGGTATPTPGEVSLAHHGVLFLDELPEFKRTTLEVLRQPLEDGQVTISRAAGTMTFPAQFMLVAAMNPTPTGNFGDSALGKCSPAAVQRYLNKISGPLLDRIDIHIEVPAIKHELLLRNKPAEPSAAIRERVIKARAIQQERFKGKRRIRCNAQMGTKEIRQYCALTESQQELLRYALNDLNLSARAYDRILKVARTIADLAGEPSIQDSHIEEAIQYRTLDRQIWR from the coding sequence ATGCTCGCAAAAGCTCATGCAGCCGCTGTCTGGGGTGTCGATGCGTTGCCAGTCGAAATCGAGGTAAACGCCACCTGGGGAGAGACTCAAACTATCGTTGTCGGCCTCCCTGATGCCGCAGTCCGTGAAAGTAAAGACCGAGTCCGCACCGCTCTCGAAAACAGCGGTTTTAGATATCCTATCGGCAAATTAACGATCAATCTCGCCCCAGCCGACGTGCGAAAAGAGGGACCAAGCTTTGATCTGCCTATCGCAGTCGGAATTCTCGCTGCAAGTGAACAACTCGACCCGAATCACCTTGCCGACACCTGGATTGTCGGCGAGCTCGCCCTAAGCGGTGAAGTCAGATCTGTAAAAGGAGTCCTACCCATCACTCTTGAAGCCCAGAGACAGCGCGTCCGCAGAATCATCGTCCCTTACTCCAATGCCCTAGAAGGAGGCGTTGTCGAGGGCATAGAAGTTTACGGAGTTCGCACCCTGCTTGAAGCTGTCGCTCTCATAAAAGGCGAAGCCATAATAAAACCAACCCGTGTTGCCGTCGATTCATTACTCCACGATATTTGCGACTCGGCAGAATTAGACTTTGCAGACGTCAAAGGACAAGAGCTTGCTAAACGCGCCATCGAAGTCGCTGTAGCCGGCGGACACAACCTCCTCATGATTGGTCCACCGGGCAGTGGAAAGTCCATGTTGGCCAAACGTATTCCTACAATATTTCCGCCAATGACTTTAGATGAAGCACTGGAGATTACTCGTATCCATAGTGTAGTTGGCCTGTTACCCGATCGTCATGCTATTATTCGACATCGACCTTTTCGATCGCCACACCACACCGTCTCCGATGTCGGTCTTATCGGCGGCACAGCTACACCGACCCCAGGTGAAGTCAGTCTTGCTCATCACGGCGTCCTTTTTTTAGATGAATTGCCTGAATTCAAACGGACTACCCTTGAAGTCCTCCGTCAACCGCTTGAAGATGGACAAGTCACAATCTCTCGAGCCGCCGGCACAATGACTTTCCCAGCCCAGTTCATGCTCGTCGCCGCCATGAATCCCACACCCACAGGAAATTTCGGAGATAGCGCATTAGGCAAATGCAGCCCTGCAGCCGTTCAACGTTATCTCAACAAAATCTCAGGTCCATTACTCGATCGAATTGATATTCACATTGAAGTTCCCGCCATTAAGCATGAGCTTCTCCTCCGAAATAAACCCGCAGAGCCATCGGCTGCAATCCGCGAAAGAGTCATTAAGGCCCGCGCTATACAACAGGAGCGGTTCAAAGGCAAACGCCGCATCCGATGCAATGCGCAAATGGGCACTAAAGAAATTCGGCAATATTGCGCGTTAACCGAAAGTCAACAAGAGCTACTCCGCTACGCATTGAATGACCTCAATTTGAGCGCACGCGCCTATGATCGAATTCTCAAAGTAGCTCGGACCATAGCTGACCTCGCTGGAGAGCCATCCATCCAAGACTCACACATCGAGGAGGCGATTCAATATCGCACCCTTGACCGCCAAA